In Humulus lupulus chromosome 6, drHumLupu1.1, whole genome shotgun sequence, a single genomic region encodes these proteins:
- the LOC133781709 gene encoding E3 ubiquitin-protein ligase SINAT2-like, giving the protein MSTENGFCKEKKEDSDATSKETDFSLGRKLEELIECPVCKNVMYPPIQQCSSGHPLCSSCKSLVKRCPTCRQALGRIRCLVLEQMAESVDLPCGYEMFGCSAKLPYPSGLNHEKNCKHRPLKLFNCPYAVQGDACSFTDNIPSLVTHLTSDHNVVIYENCAFIGTYIGLDSQRPPISVWKIIVCSSLSLSLFVAFIP; this is encoded by the exons ATGTCTACCGAAAATGGCTTCtgcaaagaaaagaaagaagattctGATGCAACATCCAAGGAAACTGACTTTTCTTTGGGTAGAAAACTAGAGGAGCTTATTGAGTGTCCAGTTTGCAAGAATGTAATGTACCCACCAATTCAACAG TGTTCAAGTGGCCACCCTCTATGCTCAAGCTGCAAATCTTTAGTAAAACGCTGCCCCACATGCCGGCAGGCACTTGGGAGAATAAGATGCTTGGTACTGGAGCAAATGGCAGAGTCAGTTGATCTCCCATGTGGATACGAAATGTTCGGCTGCAGTGCCAAATTACCATACCCGAGCGGCCTTAACCATGAGAAGAACTGTAAACATCGTCCATTGAAGTTATTCAACTGTCCTTATGCTGTGCAAGGAGATGCCTGTTCTTTCACTGATAACATCCCTTCTCTTGTGACGCATCTCACTAGTGATCACAATGTTGTAATCTATGAAAACTGTGCTTTCATCGGTACATACATTGGTCTCGATTCTCAAAGGCCTCCAATTTCTGTATGGAAGATAATTGTATGTTCTTCCCTCTCTCTCAGTCTATTCGTTGCTTTTATTCCTTGA
- the LOC133781706 gene encoding metal tolerance protein 4-like — translation MEGNSGTTSPKTPLLGPEGRRPSDNGRRNRRLSRKYSVNSLRTEFVSRLPDKVRSGLDVESSPYDIDLTRTSGLSGGEKDYYERQLLTLKSFEEVDSIVQSEGIGEDDLDEQAQHERAMKISNYANIILLGLKIYATIKSGSIAIAASTLDSLLDLMAGGILWFTHLSMKSINIYRYPIGKLRVQPVGIIIFAAIMATLGFQVFIQALEQLIEANPSEKMSSDQLVWLYSIMIFATVVKLALWVYCRRSGNKIVRAYAEDHYFDVITNVVGLVAAVLADKFYWWIDPVGALILAIYTIANWSRTVFENAVSLVGQSAPPEVMQKLTYLVIRHPQVKRIDTVRAYTFGVLYFVEVDIELPEDLPLKEAHAIGESLQINIEKLPEVERAFVHLDFECEHKPEHSVLHKLPNSQP, via the exons ATGGAAGGTAACTCAGGGACGACGAGTCCAAAGACACCGCTTTTGGGGCCCGAAGGACGGAGACCGAGTGATAACGGTCGCCGGAATCGCCGACTCAGTCGAAAATACTCTGTTAACTCGCTCAGGACCGAATTCGTCTCTAGGCTCCCCGACAAGGTCCGTTCTGGTCTTGACGTTGAGTCCAGTCCCTACGATATCGACCTAACTCGGACCAGTGGCTTGAGTGGAG GAGAAAAGGACTACTATGAAAGACAGCTTTTAACTCTGAAATCTTTTGAGGAAGTTGACTCTATAGTGCAATCAGAAGGCATTGgtgaagatgatcttgatgaacAAGCTCAACATGAAAGAGCCATGAAGATCTCTAATTATGCAAACATAATTCTCTTGGGACTTAAG ATCTATGCTACTATAAAGAGTGGGTCCATAGCCATTGCAGCATCAACACTAGATTCTTTGCTGGATCTCATGGCCGGTGGCATACTTTGGTTCACTCACTTGTCAATGAAAAGTATAAATATTTATAGATACCCCATTGGCAAATTGAGGGTGCAGCCTGTTGGCATAATCATTTTTGCTGCTATCATGGCGACACTAG GTTTTCAGGTATTCATCCAGGCTTTAGAACAACTAATTGAAGCTAATCCTTCAGAAAAGATGTCATCAGACCAGTTAGTGTGGTTGTATTCGATCATGATATTTGCTACTGTAGTAAAACTTGCGCTCTGGGTCTATTGCAGAAGGTCAGGCAACAAGATTGTCCGTGCCTATGCGGAG GATCACTATTTTGATGTGATAACAAATGTAGTTGGGTTGGTTGCTGCGGTACTAGCTGACAAATTTTACTGGTGGATCGATCCAGTTGGTGCTCTTATCCTTGCAATATACACAATAGCAAATTGGTCTCGTACTGTTTTTGAAAACGCAG TTTCGCTCGTCGGACAGTCAGCCCCTCCTGAAGTCATGCAGAAGCTAACTTATCTTGTCATAAGGCACCCCCAAGTAAAGCGTATTGACACCGTTCGTGCTTACACATTTGGTGTTCTTTATTTTGTGGAG GTTGACATTGAACTACCAGAGGATTTACCCTTAAAAGAGGCGCATGCCATTGGAGAGAGTCTGCAGATTAATATTGAGAAACTCCCAGAAGTCGAGCGAGCATTCGTTCATCTCGACTTTGAATGTGAGCACAAACCAGAGCATTCTGTACTCCACAAGCTCCCAAATTCTCAGCCTTGA